The Epinephelus lanceolatus isolate andai-2023 chromosome 1, ASM4190304v1, whole genome shotgun sequence genome has a window encoding:
- the tfap2c gene encoding transcription factor AP-2 gamma isoform X2 — protein MSMLERIDWRERHDGNSNGNPRLPHLPAVSQHLYSPSPSLSHSASSDFQPPYFPPPYQPISYPQSSDPYSHLGDPFNINSIHQSPSSNQQQWPGRQGQEGLGAHGRSGLASQILGLEGGSSGVRREGFRRPELLPPHVHGIESSVIGDNMGMHDMGHGMEDVQHVDDHSIIMADQTVIKKVLGLRGGRNLDRLQRTYYQGGILAGPVTLPKGNALGLPFQKESLLGMVSNPTEVFCSVPGRLSLLSSTSKYKVTVAEVQRRLSPPECLNASLLGGVLRRAKSKNGGRSLREKLDKIGLNLPAGRRKAANVTLLTSLVEGEAVHLARDFGYVCETEFPAKAIAEYLGRPHVERNEVNSRKNMLLAAKQICKEFTDLLTQDRSPLGNSRPAPIMEPGIQGCLTHFSLITHGFGSPAICAAMTSLQNYLNEALKQVDKMYLSSGSDTQGSSDSGSKSTDKMDKHRK, from the exons ATGTCTATGCTGGAGAGGATAGACTGGAGG GAAAGGCACGACGGCAACAGCAATGGGAACCCCCGGCTGCCTCACCTGCCCGCGGTCAGCCAGCACCTCTACAGCccgtctccctccctctcacatTCGGCCAGTTCGGACTTCCAGCCCCCGTACTTCCCGCCTCCCTACCAGCCCATCTCCTACCCGCAGTCCAGCGACCCTTACTCGCACCTCGGCGACCCTTTCAACATCAACTCCATACACCAGTCGCCGTCGTCGAACCAGCAGCAATGGCCCGGGCGGCAGGGCCAGGAGGGCCTCGGAGCGCACGGGAGGAGCGGGCTGGCGAGTCAGATCCTGGGCCTGGAGGGAGGCTCGTCCGGGGTGAGGAGGGAAGGGTTCCGGCGGCCGGAGCTGCTGCCTCCACATGTGCACGGCATAGAGTCGTCGGTTATTGGTGATAACATGGGGATGCACGACATGGGGCACGGGATGGAGGATGTTCAA CATGTAGATGACCACAGTATTATTATGGCAGATCAGACAGTCATCAAAAAAG TATTAGGACTACGAGGTGGCAGGAACCTTGATCGCTTACAGAGGACTTATTATCAGGGGGGCATTCTTGCGG GTCCTGTCACTCTTCCCAAAGGCAACGCGCTGGGTCTTCCGTTCCAGAAAGAGTCCCTGCTGGGCATGGTGTCGAACCCCACAGAGGTTTTCTGCTCCGTACCGGGCCGTCTTTCCTTGCTGAGCTCCACATCCAAGTACAAGGTTACCGTGGCTGAAGTCCAGAGACGTCTATCACCCCCTGAGTGCCTCAACGCATCGCTCCTGGGAGGGGTTTTACGCAG AGCCAAGTCAAAAAATGGAGGTCGCTCTCTGAGAGAGAAGCTGGATAAGATTGGACTCAACCTGCCTGCAGGAAGAAGGAAGGCAGCGAATGTCACTCTGCTTACCTCACTAGTAGAAG GTGAAGCTGTTCATTTAGCGAGAGACTTTGGTTACGTGTGTGAGACAGAGTTCCCTGCAAAGGCAATTGCTGAATACCTGGGCAGGCCACACGTGGAACGCAACGAGGTTAACTCTCGCAAGAACATGCTGCTTGCTGCCAA GCAAATCTGCAAGGAGTTCACTGACCTGCTCACTCAGGACCGTTCACCTCTGGGAAACTCGCGGCCGGCCCCCATCATGGAGCCTGGAATCCAAGGCTGCCTGACCCACTTCAGCCTCATCACTCACGGCTTTGGCTCTCCGGCCATCTGCGCCGCCATGACCTCGCTTCAGAACTACCTGAACGAGGCCCtcaaacaagtggacaagatgTACCTGAGCTCTGGTAGCGACACCCAGGGATCCTCAGACAGTGGGAGCAAATCTACCGACAAAATGGACAAGCACAGGAAATGA
- the tfap2c gene encoding transcription factor AP-2 gamma isoform X4 translates to MSMLERIDWRERHDGNSNGNPRLPHLPAVSQHLYSPSPSLSHSASSDFQPPYFPPPYQPISYPQSSDPYSHLGDPFNINSIHQSPSSNQQQWPGRQGQEGLGAHGRSGLASQILGLEGGSSGVRREGFRRPELLPPHVHGIESSVIGDNMGMHDMGHGMEDVQHVDDHSIIMADQTVIKKGPVTLPKGNALGLPFQKESLLGMVSNPTEVFCSVPGRLSLLSSTSKYKVTVAEVQRRLSPPECLNASLLGGVLRRAKSKNGGRSLREKLDKIGLNLPAGRRKAANVTLLTSLVEGEAVHLARDFGYVCETEFPAKAIAEYLGRPHVERNEVNSRKNMLLAAKQICKEFTDLLTQDRSPLGNSRPAPIMEPGIQGCLTHFSLITHGFGSPAICAAMTSLQNYLNEALKQVDKMYLSSGSDTQGSSDSGSKSTDKMDKHRK, encoded by the exons ATGTCTATGCTGGAGAGGATAGACTGGAGG GAAAGGCACGACGGCAACAGCAATGGGAACCCCCGGCTGCCTCACCTGCCCGCGGTCAGCCAGCACCTCTACAGCccgtctccctccctctcacatTCGGCCAGTTCGGACTTCCAGCCCCCGTACTTCCCGCCTCCCTACCAGCCCATCTCCTACCCGCAGTCCAGCGACCCTTACTCGCACCTCGGCGACCCTTTCAACATCAACTCCATACACCAGTCGCCGTCGTCGAACCAGCAGCAATGGCCCGGGCGGCAGGGCCAGGAGGGCCTCGGAGCGCACGGGAGGAGCGGGCTGGCGAGTCAGATCCTGGGCCTGGAGGGAGGCTCGTCCGGGGTGAGGAGGGAAGGGTTCCGGCGGCCGGAGCTGCTGCCTCCACATGTGCACGGCATAGAGTCGTCGGTTATTGGTGATAACATGGGGATGCACGACATGGGGCACGGGATGGAGGATGTTCAA CATGTAGATGACCACAGTATTATTATGGCAGATCAGACAGTCATCAAAAAAG GTCCTGTCACTCTTCCCAAAGGCAACGCGCTGGGTCTTCCGTTCCAGAAAGAGTCCCTGCTGGGCATGGTGTCGAACCCCACAGAGGTTTTCTGCTCCGTACCGGGCCGTCTTTCCTTGCTGAGCTCCACATCCAAGTACAAGGTTACCGTGGCTGAAGTCCAGAGACGTCTATCACCCCCTGAGTGCCTCAACGCATCGCTCCTGGGAGGGGTTTTACGCAG AGCCAAGTCAAAAAATGGAGGTCGCTCTCTGAGAGAGAAGCTGGATAAGATTGGACTCAACCTGCCTGCAGGAAGAAGGAAGGCAGCGAATGTCACTCTGCTTACCTCACTAGTAGAAG GTGAAGCTGTTCATTTAGCGAGAGACTTTGGTTACGTGTGTGAGACAGAGTTCCCTGCAAAGGCAATTGCTGAATACCTGGGCAGGCCACACGTGGAACGCAACGAGGTTAACTCTCGCAAGAACATGCTGCTTGCTGCCAA GCAAATCTGCAAGGAGTTCACTGACCTGCTCACTCAGGACCGTTCACCTCTGGGAAACTCGCGGCCGGCCCCCATCATGGAGCCTGGAATCCAAGGCTGCCTGACCCACTTCAGCCTCATCACTCACGGCTTTGGCTCTCCGGCCATCTGCGCCGCCATGACCTCGCTTCAGAACTACCTGAACGAGGCCCtcaaacaagtggacaagatgTACCTGAGCTCTGGTAGCGACACCCAGGGATCCTCAGACAGTGGGAGCAAATCTACCGACAAAATGGACAAGCACAGGAAATGA
- the tfap2c gene encoding transcription factor AP-2 gamma isoform X1 → MLWKLADNVKYEDDCEERHDGNSNGNPRLPHLPAVSQHLYSPSPSLSHSASSDFQPPYFPPPYQPISYPQSSDPYSHLGDPFNINSIHQSPSSNQQQWPGRQGQEGLGAHGRSGLASQILGLEGGSSGVRREGFRRPELLPPHVHGIESSVIGDNMGMHDMGHGMEDVQHVDDHSIIMADQTVIKKVLGLRGGRNLDRLQRTYYQGGILAGPVTLPKGNALGLPFQKESLLGMVSNPTEVFCSVPGRLSLLSSTSKYKVTVAEVQRRLSPPECLNASLLGGVLRRAKSKNGGRSLREKLDKIGLNLPAGRRKAANVTLLTSLVEGEAVHLARDFGYVCETEFPAKAIAEYLGRPHVERNEVNSRKNMLLAAKQICKEFTDLLTQDRSPLGNSRPAPIMEPGIQGCLTHFSLITHGFGSPAICAAMTSLQNYLNEALKQVDKMYLSSGSDTQGSSDSGSKSTDKMDKHRK, encoded by the exons ATGTTGTGGAAATTAGCTGACAACGTCAAGTATGAGGATGACTGTGAG GAAAGGCACGACGGCAACAGCAATGGGAACCCCCGGCTGCCTCACCTGCCCGCGGTCAGCCAGCACCTCTACAGCccgtctccctccctctcacatTCGGCCAGTTCGGACTTCCAGCCCCCGTACTTCCCGCCTCCCTACCAGCCCATCTCCTACCCGCAGTCCAGCGACCCTTACTCGCACCTCGGCGACCCTTTCAACATCAACTCCATACACCAGTCGCCGTCGTCGAACCAGCAGCAATGGCCCGGGCGGCAGGGCCAGGAGGGCCTCGGAGCGCACGGGAGGAGCGGGCTGGCGAGTCAGATCCTGGGCCTGGAGGGAGGCTCGTCCGGGGTGAGGAGGGAAGGGTTCCGGCGGCCGGAGCTGCTGCCTCCACATGTGCACGGCATAGAGTCGTCGGTTATTGGTGATAACATGGGGATGCACGACATGGGGCACGGGATGGAGGATGTTCAA CATGTAGATGACCACAGTATTATTATGGCAGATCAGACAGTCATCAAAAAAG TATTAGGACTACGAGGTGGCAGGAACCTTGATCGCTTACAGAGGACTTATTATCAGGGGGGCATTCTTGCGG GTCCTGTCACTCTTCCCAAAGGCAACGCGCTGGGTCTTCCGTTCCAGAAAGAGTCCCTGCTGGGCATGGTGTCGAACCCCACAGAGGTTTTCTGCTCCGTACCGGGCCGTCTTTCCTTGCTGAGCTCCACATCCAAGTACAAGGTTACCGTGGCTGAAGTCCAGAGACGTCTATCACCCCCTGAGTGCCTCAACGCATCGCTCCTGGGAGGGGTTTTACGCAG AGCCAAGTCAAAAAATGGAGGTCGCTCTCTGAGAGAGAAGCTGGATAAGATTGGACTCAACCTGCCTGCAGGAAGAAGGAAGGCAGCGAATGTCACTCTGCTTACCTCACTAGTAGAAG GTGAAGCTGTTCATTTAGCGAGAGACTTTGGTTACGTGTGTGAGACAGAGTTCCCTGCAAAGGCAATTGCTGAATACCTGGGCAGGCCACACGTGGAACGCAACGAGGTTAACTCTCGCAAGAACATGCTGCTTGCTGCCAA GCAAATCTGCAAGGAGTTCACTGACCTGCTCACTCAGGACCGTTCACCTCTGGGAAACTCGCGGCCGGCCCCCATCATGGAGCCTGGAATCCAAGGCTGCCTGACCCACTTCAGCCTCATCACTCACGGCTTTGGCTCTCCGGCCATCTGCGCCGCCATGACCTCGCTTCAGAACTACCTGAACGAGGCCCtcaaacaagtggacaagatgTACCTGAGCTCTGGTAGCGACACCCAGGGATCCTCAGACAGTGGGAGCAAATCTACCGACAAAATGGACAAGCACAGGAAATGA
- the tfap2c gene encoding transcription factor AP-2 gamma isoform X3 — MLWKLADNVKYEDDCEERHDGNSNGNPRLPHLPAVSQHLYSPSPSLSHSASSDFQPPYFPPPYQPISYPQSSDPYSHLGDPFNINSIHQSPSSNQQQWPGRQGQEGLGAHGRSGLASQILGLEGGSSGVRREGFRRPELLPPHVHGIESSVIGDNMGMHDMGHGMEDVQHVDDHSIIMADQTVIKKGPVTLPKGNALGLPFQKESLLGMVSNPTEVFCSVPGRLSLLSSTSKYKVTVAEVQRRLSPPECLNASLLGGVLRRAKSKNGGRSLREKLDKIGLNLPAGRRKAANVTLLTSLVEGEAVHLARDFGYVCETEFPAKAIAEYLGRPHVERNEVNSRKNMLLAAKQICKEFTDLLTQDRSPLGNSRPAPIMEPGIQGCLTHFSLITHGFGSPAICAAMTSLQNYLNEALKQVDKMYLSSGSDTQGSSDSGSKSTDKMDKHRK, encoded by the exons ATGTTGTGGAAATTAGCTGACAACGTCAAGTATGAGGATGACTGTGAG GAAAGGCACGACGGCAACAGCAATGGGAACCCCCGGCTGCCTCACCTGCCCGCGGTCAGCCAGCACCTCTACAGCccgtctccctccctctcacatTCGGCCAGTTCGGACTTCCAGCCCCCGTACTTCCCGCCTCCCTACCAGCCCATCTCCTACCCGCAGTCCAGCGACCCTTACTCGCACCTCGGCGACCCTTTCAACATCAACTCCATACACCAGTCGCCGTCGTCGAACCAGCAGCAATGGCCCGGGCGGCAGGGCCAGGAGGGCCTCGGAGCGCACGGGAGGAGCGGGCTGGCGAGTCAGATCCTGGGCCTGGAGGGAGGCTCGTCCGGGGTGAGGAGGGAAGGGTTCCGGCGGCCGGAGCTGCTGCCTCCACATGTGCACGGCATAGAGTCGTCGGTTATTGGTGATAACATGGGGATGCACGACATGGGGCACGGGATGGAGGATGTTCAA CATGTAGATGACCACAGTATTATTATGGCAGATCAGACAGTCATCAAAAAAG GTCCTGTCACTCTTCCCAAAGGCAACGCGCTGGGTCTTCCGTTCCAGAAAGAGTCCCTGCTGGGCATGGTGTCGAACCCCACAGAGGTTTTCTGCTCCGTACCGGGCCGTCTTTCCTTGCTGAGCTCCACATCCAAGTACAAGGTTACCGTGGCTGAAGTCCAGAGACGTCTATCACCCCCTGAGTGCCTCAACGCATCGCTCCTGGGAGGGGTTTTACGCAG AGCCAAGTCAAAAAATGGAGGTCGCTCTCTGAGAGAGAAGCTGGATAAGATTGGACTCAACCTGCCTGCAGGAAGAAGGAAGGCAGCGAATGTCACTCTGCTTACCTCACTAGTAGAAG GTGAAGCTGTTCATTTAGCGAGAGACTTTGGTTACGTGTGTGAGACAGAGTTCCCTGCAAAGGCAATTGCTGAATACCTGGGCAGGCCACACGTGGAACGCAACGAGGTTAACTCTCGCAAGAACATGCTGCTTGCTGCCAA GCAAATCTGCAAGGAGTTCACTGACCTGCTCACTCAGGACCGTTCACCTCTGGGAAACTCGCGGCCGGCCCCCATCATGGAGCCTGGAATCCAAGGCTGCCTGACCCACTTCAGCCTCATCACTCACGGCTTTGGCTCTCCGGCCATCTGCGCCGCCATGACCTCGCTTCAGAACTACCTGAACGAGGCCCtcaaacaagtggacaagatgTACCTGAGCTCTGGTAGCGACACCCAGGGATCCTCAGACAGTGGGAGCAAATCTACCGACAAAATGGACAAGCACAGGAAATGA
- the gcnt7 gene encoding putative beta-1,3-galactosyl-O-glycosyl-glycoprotein beta-1,6-N-acetylglucosaminyltransferase 7 isoform X1, which translates to MHLEGAKCSFLLCLGISTIICSVIYLRTNMPTEPKLLEPPSCRPFSTKCKALLPSIEEGVQWNRHDCQMENYILNSQMQCSNLTRDLHFITRPLSREEEDYPIAFIVTVHKELELFVRLLRAIYMPQNVYCIHVDEKASLEYQTAVLKLVSCFENTFLSSRSETVTYAGFSRLKADLNCMKDLVKSKIGWKKVVNLCGQDFPVKSNLELVRYMQSKEWRDRNMTPGVKQPVTMRHRTHLQHREITGSHVALKGLGLTKGPPPHNLQVYFGTAYYALTRAFVDFVLESPIAKDLLEWSKDTFSPDEHYWVTLNHIKAPSSNIDGDWSGDIRAIKWRDQEGKTHNGCKGHYVRDICIFAVEDLPWIVMRNSMFANKFETNSFPEAVDCLEQWHRNKVLSQATVPIEPSWLLATQSNSSSSHFHSTAGA; encoded by the exons ATGCACCTTGAGGGGGCAAAATGCAGCTTCCTGTTGTGCCTTGGGATAAGTACTATTATCTGTTCAGTCATTTACTTGAGGACGAACATGCCAACAGAGCCCAAGCTGCTAGAGCCTCCAAGCTGCAGGCCCTTCTCCACTAAATGTAAAGCTTTGCTGCCCAGCATAGAGGAAGGAGTGCAGTGGAACCGCCATGACTGCCAG ATGGAAAACTATATCCTGAATAGTCAAATGCAGTGTTCCAATTTGACCAGAGACCTACACTTCATCACAAGACCTCTAAGTCGTGAGGAGGAGGACTACCCCATAGCATTCATTGTGACTGTTCACAAGGAGCTAGAGCTATTTGTGCGCCTGTTGCGGGCCATTTACATGCCACAAAATGTCTactgcattcatgtggatgaAAAGGCTTCATTGGAGTACCAGACTGCTGTACTGAAGCTAGTCAGCTGCTTTGAAAATACCTTCCTCTCCAGCCGCAGCGAGACAGTGACATACGCTGGGTTTTCCCGCCTGAAAGCAGATTTGAACTGCATGAAGGATCTAGTGAAGTCCAAGATCGGCTGGAAGAAGGTGGTGAATCTGTGTGGACAAGATTTCCCTGTCAAGAGCAACCTGGAATTGGTGCGGTACATGCAGAGCAAAGAGTGGAGGGACAGAAACATGACGCCTGGGGTCAAGCAGCCCGTGACTATGAGGCACAGGACACATCTCCAGCACCGGGAGATAACAGGGTCACATGTAGCTCTCAAAGGGCTGGGACTGACGAAAGGTCCTCCTCCACACAATCTGCAAGTTTATTTTGGAACAGCCTACTATGCTCTCACAAGGGCTTTTGTAGACTTTGTTCTGGAAAGCCCAATAGCCAAAGACCTCTTGGAGTGGTCCAAAGACACATTCAGTCCAGACGAGCACTACTGGGTGACACTCAACCACATCAAAG CTCCGAGCAGCAACATAGATGGAGATTGGTCAGGAGACATCCGAGCAATCAAGTGGAGGGATCAAGaggggaaaacacacaatggATGCAAAG gGCATTATGTGCGAGACATCTGCATCTTTGCAGTTGAAGACCTGCCGTGGATCGTCATGAGGAACAGCATGTTTGCCAATAAGTTTGAGACTAATAGCTTTCCCGAGGCCGTCGACTGCCTGGAGCAGTGGCACAGGAACAAGGTGTTGAGCCAGGCAACTGTTCCCATAGAGCCATCATGGCTGCTGGCCACACAGAGCAACTCAAGCAGCAGCCATTTCCACAGCACTGCTGGAGCATGA
- the gcnt7 gene encoding putative beta-1,3-galactosyl-O-glycosyl-glycoprotein beta-1,6-N-acetylglucosaminyltransferase 7 isoform X2 — MHLEGAKCSFLLCLGISTIICSVIYLRTNMPTEPKLLEPPSCRPFSTKCKALLPSIEEGVQWNRHDCQMENYILNSQMQCSNLTRDLHFITRPLSREEEDYPIAFIVTVHKELELFVRLLRAIYMPQNVYCIHVDEKASLEYQTAVLKLVSCFENTFLSSRSETVTYAGFSRLKADLNCMKDLVKSKIGWKKVVNLCGQDFPVKSNLELVRYMQSKEWRDRNMTPGVKQPVTMRHRTHLQHREITGSHVALKGLGLTKGPPPHNLQVYFGTAYYALTRAFVDFVLESPIAKDLLEWSKDTFSPDEHYWVTLNHIKEAPSSNIDGDWSGDIRAIKWRDQEGKTHNGCKGHYVRDICIFAVEDLPWIVMRNSMFANKFETNSFPEAVDCLEQWHRNKVLSQATVPIEPSWLLATQSNSSSSHFHSTAGA, encoded by the exons ATGCACCTTGAGGGGGCAAAATGCAGCTTCCTGTTGTGCCTTGGGATAAGTACTATTATCTGTTCAGTCATTTACTTGAGGACGAACATGCCAACAGAGCCCAAGCTGCTAGAGCCTCCAAGCTGCAGGCCCTTCTCCACTAAATGTAAAGCTTTGCTGCCCAGCATAGAGGAAGGAGTGCAGTGGAACCGCCATGACTGCCAG ATGGAAAACTATATCCTGAATAGTCAAATGCAGTGTTCCAATTTGACCAGAGACCTACACTTCATCACAAGACCTCTAAGTCGTGAGGAGGAGGACTACCCCATAGCATTCATTGTGACTGTTCACAAGGAGCTAGAGCTATTTGTGCGCCTGTTGCGGGCCATTTACATGCCACAAAATGTCTactgcattcatgtggatgaAAAGGCTTCATTGGAGTACCAGACTGCTGTACTGAAGCTAGTCAGCTGCTTTGAAAATACCTTCCTCTCCAGCCGCAGCGAGACAGTGACATACGCTGGGTTTTCCCGCCTGAAAGCAGATTTGAACTGCATGAAGGATCTAGTGAAGTCCAAGATCGGCTGGAAGAAGGTGGTGAATCTGTGTGGACAAGATTTCCCTGTCAAGAGCAACCTGGAATTGGTGCGGTACATGCAGAGCAAAGAGTGGAGGGACAGAAACATGACGCCTGGGGTCAAGCAGCCCGTGACTATGAGGCACAGGACACATCTCCAGCACCGGGAGATAACAGGGTCACATGTAGCTCTCAAAGGGCTGGGACTGACGAAAGGTCCTCCTCCACACAATCTGCAAGTTTATTTTGGAACAGCCTACTATGCTCTCACAAGGGCTTTTGTAGACTTTGTTCTGGAAAGCCCAATAGCCAAAGACCTCTTGGAGTGGTCCAAAGACACATTCAGTCCAGACGAGCACTACTGGGTGACACTCAACCACATCAAAG AAGCTCCGAGCAGCAACATAGATGGAGATTGGTCAGGAGACATCCGAGCAATCAAGTGGAGGGATCAAGaggggaaaacacacaatggATGCAAAG gGCATTATGTGCGAGACATCTGCATCTTTGCAGTTGAAGACCTGCCGTGGATCGTCATGAGGAACAGCATGTTTGCCAATAAGTTTGAGACTAATAGCTTTCCCGAGGCCGTCGACTGCCTGGAGCAGTGGCACAGGAACAAGGTGTTGAGCCAGGCAACTGTTCCCATAGAGCCATCATGGCTGCTGGCCACACAGAGCAACTCAAGCAGCAGCCATTTCCACAGCACTGCTGGAGCATGA